The following nucleotide sequence is from Zea mays cultivar B73 chromosome 1, Zm-B73-REFERENCE-NAM-5.0, whole genome shotgun sequence.
tagctctctctctctctctcgctaatACAAGGAGGAGACGGAGTAGAAGAAAGGGTGCAGCAAATTAATCGGGGGCACTAGTTCACCTTCATCCTCAATCCATTCATTCATCAGTACTCCCAGCCTTTTCCGGCACACGCATCTATGGCCCCGCCATCACACTTCTACAACAACAATGGCGCCCCGCAGGACGCCGCCAGCTACCTCCATGCGGGACCAGGAAATGCACCTCCACAGGACTCCTGCTTGCTCGACGCAGACGAGTTCCGCCGGCAGGGCCACCAAGTCATCGACTTCATCGCCGACTACTACGGCCGCATGGACGACTACCCCGTGCACCCCAGTGTCAACCCCGGCTTCCTGCGCCGCCAGCTCCCCGACAAGGCGCCGTCGCGTCCGGAGTCGTCCGACGCGTTCGGTGCCGCGCTGCGGGACGTCCGTGACCTCATCCTGCCAGGCATGACGCACTGGCAGAGCGCCCGCCACTTCgcgcacttcccggcgtccagcaGCACCGTCGGCGCCCTCGGCGAGGCCCTCACGGCCGGCATCAACTCCGTCCCTTTCACGTGGGCCGCCTCGCCGGCCGCCACGGAGCTCGAGATGGTCGTCGTGGACTGGCTCGGCAAGGCGCTCCACCTGCCCGAGAGCCTAATGttctgcggcggcggcggaggcacgCTTCTCGGCACCACGTGCGAGGCCATCCTCTGCGCCCTCGTCGCCGCGAGGGACCGCAAGCTCGCGGACATCGGCAGCGGGAGGATCGGAGACCTCGTCGTCTACTGTTCCGACCAGACGCACTTTGCCTTCCGCAAGGCAGCGCATATTGCCGGGATCCACCGCGACAACTGCCGCGAGATCGCCACGTACCGTGACGACATGTTCGCGCTCTCGCCAGCCGAGCTGCAGGCCACCATGCAGGCGGACGTGGACGCCGGGCTGGTCCCGCTCTTCCTGTGCGCGACGGTCGGAACCACTCAGACGACGGCCGTCGACCCTATCAGAGGGCTCTGCGCCGTCGCAGCGACACACGGTGTCTGGGTGCACGTGGATGCGGCCTACGCGGGCTCGGCGCTCGTCTGCCCAGAGTTCCGGCACCTGATCGACGGCGCCGAAGCCGTGGACTCCTTCAGCATGAATGCTCACAAGTGGCTGCTGGCCAACAACGACTGCTGCGCTCTGTGGGTGAAGAAGCCAGCTCTGCTCGTCGCGGCTCTCGGCACGGAGCAGGAGTACATCCTCAAAGACGCGGCCGCTGAGGGGCACGACGTCGTGGACTACAAGGACTGGTCCGTGACGCTGACCCGCCGGTTCCGCGCGCTCAAGCTATGGCTCGTGCTCCGCTGCTATGGCGTCGAGGGCCTGCGCGACCACATCCGCGCCCATGTGCGCATGGCCGCGTCATTCGAGGACATGGTCAAGGCCGACCCACGCTTCCAAGTCATGGCAAAGAGGCAATTCGCACTCGTTTGCTTTAGGCTCCGGGCGCCCGAGGAGATGGGCGGCCCCAAGGCGGCCAACGCGCTCAACCGAAGGCTCCTAGAGGAGGTGAATGCGGCTTGCTCCGGACCCTACATGAGCTCCGCTAATGTTGGTGGCGTCTACATGCTCAGATGCGCTATCGGGAGCACGCTTACGGAGGAGCGACACGTCCGCGAGGCATGGACGGTTGTGCAGAACGTAGCTTCTTCCCTCCTCGCTAAAATGGAGATGCATGAAGATTATTGACATCGCCTTTGCCTAATAAGCTCAACTCATTCcactttgttgttgtttattaatTTATTCTATTATTAAGCATCAAGTTGTGTAACCTATTATATATACATTACGGCATGCATTATACAACTATTAAGTGATTTTCCTTCTGAGTGAAAGATGGTTATAACATTTTTAAAATAATATTACAATGTCACACTTTGTTGGCATCCCAAGCTACACTCAAGATACATTATGATGACAAG
It contains:
- the LOC100285936 gene encoding Tyrosine decarboxylase, with the translated sequence MAPPSHFYNNNGAPQDAASYLHAGPGNAPPQDSCLLDADEFRRQGHQVIDFIADYYGRMDDYPVHPSVNPGFLRRQLPDKAPSRPESSDAFGAALRDVRDLILPGMTHWQSARHFAHFPASSSTVGALGEALTAGINSVPFTWAASPAATELEMVVVDWLGKALHLPESLMFCGGGGGTLLGTTCEAILCALVAARDRKLADIGSGRIGDLVVYCSDQTHFAFRKAAHIAGIHRDNCREIATYRDDMFALSPAELQATMQADVDAGLVPLFLCATVGTTQTTAVDPIRGLCAVAATHGVWVHVDAAYAGSALVCPEFRHLIDGAEAVDSFSMNAHKWLLANNDCCALWVKKPALLVAALGTEQEYILKDAAAEGHDVVDYKDWSVTLTRRFRALKLWLVLRCYGVEGLRDHIRAHVRMAASFEDMVKADPRFQVMAKRQFALVCFRLRAPEEMGGPKAANALNRRLLEEVNAACSGPYMSSANVGGVYMLRCAIGSTLTEERHVREAWTVVQNVASSLLAKMEMHEDY